In Tachysurus fulvidraco isolate hzauxx_2018 chromosome 1, HZAU_PFXX_2.0, whole genome shotgun sequence, a single window of DNA contains:
- the LOC125141098 gene encoding uncharacterized protein LOC125141098 gives MATSSNTPLPQDDGLWMFLQSRGIPEKNIQKMQQDHIDSSVVGEIDDATMTAYIPAYGDRIATRRFCMEKQRKGGDDLKRQSLFEKLRRKLGTLTSNKDTDQDFEEKHSMQPTKIHLRNNKRAVKMTRKIELGWIHDKKQVRKRNGGGTRVLDISKKATKTEILSQAKKLFFPNEKSRKGKWEEFSHNIVDFQEAYLDEGVSVGELYETHKLGILRFYLFTEHQTNEDEVFTEMTEGTDEHPDAVRQNERQKNTTEDNEQLTQKTHDSEQQTHTVEDVVSTAVEIVDLTSLCDTSEVIFGPLQGGPFLEDLDDTILHEPIEEAQIHINTYSSTPVHSDTVPAGPLSPTYEPLHVTVKLHRVNLLEELITQFKDEVIVLLCEIQLHS, from the exons ATGGCTACGTCTTCAAATACCCCTCTCCCACAAGATGATGGTCTGTGGATGTTTCTTCAGAGCCGAGGGATTCCTgagaaaaatattcagaaaatgcaGCAAGATCAT attgACAGCTCGGTAGTTGGAGAAATAGATGATGCCACTATGACTGCTTACATTCCAGCATATGGTGATAGGATTGCTACAAGGCGTTTCTGTatggaaaaacagagaaagggTGGTGATGATCTAAAAAGACAGTCCTTATTTGAAAAACTTAGAAGAAAGTTGGGCACATTGACAAGCAATAAAGACACAGATCAAGATTTTGAGGAGAAGCATTCTATGCAGCCAACAAAGATACATCTGAGAAATAACAAAAGGGCCGTGAAGATGACAAGGAAAATAGAACTAGGATGGATACACGACAAGAAACAAGTGAGAAAACGCAATGGTGGAGGAACCAGAGTTCTTGATATTTCCAAGAAAGCCACAAAAACAGAGATTCTATCACAAGCTAAAAAGCTATTTTTCCCCAATGAGAAATCGAGAAAGGGAAAGTGGGAAGAGTTTAGTCACAATATTGTTGACTTTCAGGAAGCATACCTTGATGAGGGTGTTAGTGTGGGAGAGCTCTATGAGACACATAAATTGgggattttaagattttacttgtTCACAGAGCACCAGACAAATGAAGATGAAGTGTTCACAGAGATGACAGAAGGAACTGATGAACATCCAGATGCAGTGAGGCAAAATGAGcgacagaaaaacacaacagaagatAATGAGCAGctgacacaaaaaacacatgacaGTGAACAgcagacacatactgtagaagatGTTGTCTCTACTGCTGTAGAGATTGTTGATCTTACATCTTTGTGTGATACATCAGAGGTCATTTTTGGCCCTTTGCAAGGTGGACCATTTTTAGAAGATCTTGATGACACAATCTTACATGAGCCTATAGAAGAGGCACAGATACACATCAACACCTACAGTTCAACTCCTGTCCATTCTGACACAGTGCCTGCTGGCCCCTTAAGTCCTACTTATGAACCTTTGCATGTGACGGTGAAACTCCACAGAGTCAATCTCTTGGAGGAACTGATTACCCAATTCAAGGATGAAGTGATTGTCCTACTCTGTGAAATACAGCTTCATTCATGA
- the LOC125145582 gene encoding uncharacterized protein LOC125145582: MVIWLHAYSTSSDPKVIAGYFIDAALSRNGTATRIRSDLGTENCYMEQMQMFMRHDHTDDFSRNCYLYGSSNLNQRIEQWWGFLRKQHAQFWINLFQDLKDSDDFSGDFIDKSLIQFTCLEIIERELQDVVHLWNTHRIRPSRNAVSPCGRPVMMYTLPQLFGAREYLKEVSQQKIQACREECRERGPYPCDNTVFDICCLAMAENSLHPPTSPEEAIDLYMFLRAYIRTQI; encoded by the exons ATGGTGATATGGCTACATGCATACTCTACAAGTAGTGATCCCAAGGTCATCGCTGGATACTTTATTGATGCGGCGTTATCAAGGAATGGGACAGCCACCCGAATTCGCTCAGACTTAGGGACAGAGAACTGTTACATGGAACAGATGCAGATGTTCATGAGACATGATCATACAGACGACTTTTCGAGAAATTGCTATTTGTATGGCTCAAGCAATCTTAACCAACGGATAGAGCAGTGGTGGGGATTTTTGAGGAAACAGCATGCACAGTTCTGGATCAACCTATTTCAAGATCTAAAAGATTCTGACGACTTCTCCGGTGACTTCATAGACAAAAGTCTAATACAGTTCACATGTCTTGAAATAATAGAG agaGAACTGCAGGATGTTGTTCACCTCTGGAACACGCACAGAATTCGCCCATCCAGAAATGCTGTGTCTCCATGTGGACGTCCAGTGATGATGTACACCCTACCCCAACTTTTTGGTGCTAGGGAGTACCTTAAAGAGGTATCCCAACAGAAGATACAGGCTTGTAGGGAGGAATGTCGTGAGAGAGGACCATATCCCTGTGATAATACAGTGTTTGACATTTGTTGCCTTGCAATGGCAGAAAACAGTCTTCATCCACCAACCTCTCCAGAGGAAGCCATTGATCTTTACATGTTCTTACGTGCTTACATACGTACCCAAATTTAA
- the LOC113643787 gene encoding uncharacterized protein LOC113643787, with translation MFHQFYVSPEGRNYLRFLWWKDGQLETEPQEYRMTVHLFGAASSPGCANFGLKYLAQQHKANYPLASEFVEKNFYVDDGLISVPTVQEAKDLILQTQQLCKVAGLHLHKFNSNQIDVLSCVAPSERAVATNSLNLQLDVIPDRHVLGIQWLIESDTFTFNLNTKDHPSTRRGLLAVIASLFDPLGFVALFTLMGKRILQELCRRGIEWDDPIPECMRSRWEQWKNGLQGLKEIAIPRCYHPHNFGNIVRVELHHFSDASNVGYGSCSYLRYKNDKDEIHCCLVMAKARVAPLKIISIPRLELSAAVTSAKMSVMLKAELEIKIDEEFFWTDSQVVLAYINNEARRFNVFVANRVQLIRECTDPSQWHYVDTAQNPADHASRGLEAGEISSVSWLSGPKFLWEQEALSPPKPSTELLVGDPEVKSIRVFVSQVSAVEDIISRLSRFSMWTTVVKVVARIKRLGSKLKQHKDFVTVEERKGAAKVIINLIQQQAFSKELNILKGDLKEATLPRSSPLFRLDPILNEGLLRVGGRLKGSTLSQELKHPIILPKDSHITKLILSHYHNQIHHQGRTQTLMELRANGFWTIGGSKSVAKLIHKCVWCRKLRRPAEEQRMSELPVERCEASAPFTFCGMDCFGPFVIKKGRKEHKRYGLIFTCLYSRAVHIEMLEDMSTDALINALRCFVSLRGAVSQLRCDQGSNFVGAKNELKEALKQCDTKALETFLADKQCEFIFNAPSASHAGGIWERQIRSIRSVLNVTIARCQGRLDEASLRTLFYEAIAIINSRPLHVDVINDPMSLEPLTPNHIILMKSKTALPPPGKFV, from the coding sequence ATGTTCCACCAGTTCTACGTCTCTCCTGAAGGTCGCAATTACTTGAGATTTCTCTGGTGGAAAGACGGACAGTTGGAAACTGAACCTCAGGAGTATAGGATGACAGTCCACCTTTTTGGTGCTGCATCTTCCCCAGGGTGTGCCAACTTTGGCCTTAAGTATTTAGCGCAACAGCACAAGGCTAACTACCCTTTAGCCTCAGAGTTTGTAGAAAAAAACTTCTACGTGGATGATGGATTAATCAGTGTCCCAACAGTGCAGGAAGCTAAAGATCTGATTCTCCAGACACAACAATTGTGCAAGGTTGCAGGCCTACATCTGCATaagttcaattcaaatcaaattgaCGTCCTCTCTTGTGTAGCCCCCTCGGAAAGGGCAGTAGCCACCAATTCCCTTAATCTCCAACTAGACGTGATACCAGACAGACACGTGCTTGGCATTCAGTGGTTAATAGAAAGTGACACCTTCACTTTCAACCTAAATACAAAGGACCACCCTTCAACTCGCCGTGGCCTCCTAGCGGTTATAGCCTCTCTGTTCGACCCACTTGGTTTTGTGGCTCTTTTTACTTTAATGGGAAAACGCATACTACAGGAGCTGTGTCGTAGAGGCATTGAATGGGACGATCCAATTCCTGAGTGCATGCGCTCACGGTGGGAGCAGTGGAAAAATGGACTCCAAGGATTAAAGGAAATAGCTATACCAAGGTGTTATCATCCTCATAACTTTGGTAACATTGTTAGAGTGGAATTGCACCACTTTTCAGATGCTAGTAATGTAGGATATGGCTCATGTTCCTACTTAAGGTATAAAAATGACAAGGACGAGATTCATTGTTGTCTTGTTATGGCTAAGGCACGGGTTGCACCTTTAAAAATCATAAGCATCCCAAGATTAGAGCTGTCAGCTGCAGTTACCTCAGCCAAGATGAGTGTTATGCTGAAGGCAGAGCTAGAGATTAAAATTGATGAAGAATTCTTTTGGACTGACTCTCAGGTCGTGCTGGCTTACATCAACAATGAAGCACGGAGATTCAATGTGTTTGTGGCAAACCGTGTTCAACTAATAAGAGAGTGTACAGACCCAAGTCAATGGCATTATGTTGACACAGCACAAAACCCAGCTGACCATGCCTCGAGAGGTCTTGAGGCAGGAGAGATCTCTTCAGTTAGTTGGTTATCAGGGCCCAAGTTTCTATGGGAACAAGAGGCGCTCTCACCACCTAAGCCCTCTACCGAGCTGCTTGTTGGAGATCCCGAGGTTAAGTCAATTCGAGTATTTGTAAGTCAGGTCAGTGCGGTTGAAGATATTATAAGCCGCTTGAGTCGTTTCTCCATGTGGACAACAGTTGTCAAAGTTGTCGCAAGAATCAAAAGACTAGGGTCCAAACTAAAACAGCACAAAGACTTTGTCACTGTCGAGGAACGCAAGGGAGCTGCTAAAGTGATAATTAATCTCATCCAACAACAGGCCTTCTCTAAAGAACTAAATATTCTTAAAGGTGACCTTAAGGAGGCAACTCTTCCAAGGTCAAGCCCTCTTTTCCGCCTTGATCCCATTCTGAATGAAGGACTGCTTCGTGTTGGGGGAAGATTGAAAGGGTCAACCCTCAGTCAAGAATTAAAGCATCCCATTATTCTGCCTAAAGATAGCCATATTACTAAGTTGATTCTATCTCACTACCATAACCAAATCCATCATCAGGGACGAACTCAAACCCTAATGGAACTCAGAGCTAACGGATTTTGGACCATCGGTGGAAGCAAATCAGTTGCTAAGCTGATCCACAAATGTGTGTGGTGCCGGAAATTAAGAAGACCGGCTGAAGAGCAAAGAATGTCTGAACTCCCTGTAGAACGCTGTGAGGCCTCAGCCCCCTTCACATTTTGTGGAATGGATTGCTTCGGCCCCTTTGTTATTAAGAAGGGTCGCAAGGAGCACAAGAGATATGGACTCATCTTTACGTGCTTGTACTCTCGAGCAGTCCATATTGAAATGCTTGAGGATATGTCCACTGATGCTCTCATAAATGCTCTAAGGTGCTTTGTTAGCCTTAGAGGAGCTGTTAGCCAACTTCGCTGTGATCAGGGCTCAAATTTCGTGGGAGCCAAAAATGAGCTTAAGGAAGCCCTTAAACAATGTGATACAAAGGCATTGGAGACCTTTCTGGCAGATAAGCAGTGTGAGTTTATTTTCAACGCTCCTTCTGCAAGTCATGCAGGTGGCATTTGGGAGCGTCAGATTCGGTCCATTCGGAGTGTGTTGAATGTTACAATTGCACGGTGTCAAGGAAGACTGGACGAGGCCTCTCTCAGAACACTATTTTACGAAGCGATAGCTATAATAAACAGCCGTCCATTGCATGTCGATGTAATAAATGACCCCATGTCACTAGAACCCTTGACTCCAAATCATATCATCCTGATGAAATCCAAGACTGCCTTACCCCCTCCTGGAAAGTTTGTTTGA